The following nucleotide sequence is from Allocatelliglobosispora scoriae.
GACCCGGCGGGACGGTGAGCGAGACCTCCTGCCAGGCGAGGTCGACCGGCGGCGGCGGCGGTGGGGGCGGCCCGTCGGGGGTGGACTCGCAGGCGGCGACGAGCACCGCCGCGGCGCAGGCGATCACGGCCATGCTCAACCGGGAAAGGGGCATAGCATCGGAGTCTATGGTCCGGCGCGGCCTTCGTCGGCCCCGCCGGAAGGCTCCGTCAGGCCTCTTCGGCGCTGGCCGCCTCGGCTTCCTCGATGATCCGGTCGGCGACCTCGCGCATCGTCATGCGGTGATCCATCGCGGTGCGCTGGATCCACTTGAACGCCTGCGGCTCGGTCATCCCGTACTGCGTCATCAGCGCGCCCTTGGCCCGCTCCACCGACTTGCGGGTCTCCAGGCGGTCGGTGAGCCCGGCCACCTCGGACTCCAGCGCGTAGAGCTCCGCGTAGCGCGAGAGGGCGATCTCGATGGCGGGCACCAGGTCGCTCTTCTGGAACGGCTTGACCAGGTATGCCATGGCACCGGCGGCGCGCGCCCGCTCGACGAGGTCGCGCTGGCTGAACGCGGTCAGGATGATCACCGGAGCGATCCGGGCACCGGCGACCTTTTCCGCGGCGGCGAGGCCGTCCATGATCGGCATCTTGATGTCGAAGATGCAGAGATCCGGCTTCAGCTCCTCGGCGAGGCGGCAGGCAGTCTCGCCGTCTCCGGCCTCGCCGACGACCTCATAGCCCTCTTCGCCCAGCATCTCTGCGAGGTCCAGCCGGATGAGCGCCTCGTCCTCCGCGATGAGCACCCGCTTCCGCTCAACGCTCTGGTCCTCGGCCACGTCCACCCCTGCCCCTCACATTTGCCCGCCGCGCATATCCCGCTGACGCTGCCCCTAGCCTAATGGGTACGCTAGTCCCGCCGCCGTCCGCGTATCCCAACCGGCAGAGGAACGGAGCTCAAACCTCCGACAGTGTGGGTTCGAATCCCACCGCGGGCACTCATCACCGATAAACCTTTCACCTTCCGGCTCCCGAGCCCGGAAAATCTCCGTCCAGGCCGTCGCCGCCCGCTCTTCTTCCAGGTGGGTACGCAGACCGGAATTCATCGCCGCCCGCGCCTATTCTGACAAAGTGACCGAGCACACTGTGGCGATCGACGACCTGCCGACCCGGATCGACGCCATCTGCGCCGCCTTCCCCGAGGTGACCCGGCGCCCCAGCCACGGCGCGCCGACGTGGTTCATCCGCGACAAGAAGACCTTCGTCACCTGCTGGTGGCAGGGCCACCATGATCATGAATTCCCGCACCTGTGGTGCGCGGCGCCCGCCGGAGCCCAGGAAGCCCTGGTCGCGGCCGACCCGGTCCGCTATTTCCGGCCGCCCTATGTGGGGCACCGCGGCTGGATCGGGGTGCGGCTCGACGGGCCGGTCGACTGGGCCGAGATCGCCGAGGTGTGCGAGGAGGCCTACCGCGCGGTCGCCCCGAGGACCCTGCTGGCGAAGCTCGACTCGGCCTGATCTCCGGAGCCGCAGGCGGGATCCCATGGTCACACGATGCCAAAGATGCGGCGTTCGAGTGCTAGATCGCGCAGAATGGGCCGCGAGGGATATTCCGACCAAGGGAGATTTGGCACATGGCAACCACGCGCAGCGCACACACCGTCTGGGAAGGCAACCTCTTCGACGGCAAGGGCGTCGTCTCGCTCGACTCCTCGGGGCTGGGCAGCTACGACGTCTCGTGGCCGTCCCGTGCAGAGGCGGCCAACGGCAAGACCAGCCCCGAGGAGCTGATCGCCGCCGCGCACTCGTCGTGCTTCAGCATGGCGCTCTCCAACGGCCTGGCGAAGGCCGGCAACCCGGCCGAGACGATCAACACCAAGGCCGACGTGACCTTCCAGCCCGGCCAGGGCATCACCGGCATCGTCATCACCGTCCGCGCCACGGTCCCGGGTCTGGACAATGACGCGTTCGTGGCGGCAGCCGAGGACGCGAAGGCCAACTGCCCCGTCAGCAAGGCTCTAACAGGCACCACGATCACGCTAGACGCCGCCCTGTCCTAGTCGACAGGACCAATATTCGCGTTGATCAAGGGAAGACTCGCCATCTCGGGTGTCCGATTCGCGGCGAGTCTTCCCTTGATCAACGGAAATTTAGGTGCCGCAGGTCGGGGCGGGCAGGGGGTCTCCCGTCGTCGTGAAGACTCCGGCGTCCGGACAGTAGTAGAGAACCGTCGCCGTCTCCGGAGTGACCCTGATGGCCTCCAGGGCCGCCTCGCCGGAGGTCTGGAGCTGCACCGCCTGGGTGACCGGGTTGACCACGCGGAGGTTCTTGACCGTCAGGCCGGTGACGCGGGAGCCGAAGAGCTGCAGGCCGCCGAAGGTGGGATCGATGATCTCGTTCTCGGTCAGCTCGATCTTCGCGTTGATCGCGATGTCCTCGGCATAGATCCAGATCGCGCCGACCTTCGTCGCGAGCAGGTCGAAGGTCGACCCGGCCCGCAGCAGGGTGTTGCGCGCGACCGTCAGCGAACCGTCGAAGGGGATCGTCCCGCTGAAGCGGTTGGCGAGCTGGATGCCCGCGCCCTCGATCTGGATGTCGGCGACGACGTTGTCGCTGACCGTGTTGTCCTTGCCGCCGTAGATCGCGATGCCGTTGGCGAGCAGCGGCACCTGGATCGTGTTGAAGCGGAAGACGTTGCCGGTGTCGGGGAACTCGTCCGACCACATCGCCAGGCCGTCGTCGCCGACGTTGCGGACGAGGTTGTGCTCGACGACCGTGTTGGTGATGCCCCTGTGCAGGTTGAGGCCGTCGGCGGTCTGGTCCAGGATGCGGTTGCCGCGCACGGTCAGCCCGTCGAAGGGCCCGTCGAGCCACAGCCCGACCTTCGTGTGCTGGATCCAGAGCCCTTCGACGACGGAGCCGCCGCCGAGCGCGCCGCCGACCCCGTTGACCTGGTCGGCGTCGTCGCGCTCGGTGACCTCGCCGAGGATGGTGAAGCCGCTCAGGTGCACGTTGCGGCTCGGTCCGCCGTCGGCGACGTACTTGCCGTAGATCCCGACGCCGTCGCCGTGCAGCGTGGTGTGCCACATTCCGGCACCGCGCAGGGTCACGCGGTCGACGATGATGTGCTTGGTGACCTGGAAGGTGCCCGGCGGCAGCCAGACGACCTTGCCCTTCGCGGCGGCGATGGCGGCCTCGATCGCGGCGCCGGAGTCGGCCTTGCCGGTCGGGTCGGCGCCGAAGTCGGTGATCGAGACCGAGCCGGCCGGCTGCGCGGCGGGCGGGGCGATCTCCTCGAAGTCGGCGAGGTCGACGGTGTAGCTCGGCGCCGTGTCGGACGACTCCTTGCGCAGGGTCACCCTCGTCCCGGTGGGCAGGACCTTGTCGAAGACCATCCGGGCGTGGTCGTAGAAGTGGTGGCCCTTGCCGTCGGGCGGGTTGTTGGTGAAGGGCAGGCCGCCGTAGTACCAGGAGTACCTGCTGGTCACCGGCAGTTTGGGGGCTGCGGTTCCGTCGACGAGGACGCTGAGGGTCGCGTCGAGGCCCTTCCCGTCGGGCGAGTCGGGGATGCTGTAGCGCACGGTCATCGCGTTCGCCGGGCGTACCAGGACGAAGGTGACCTCGTCCCCGACGGCGCCGAGCGTGACCGCCATCCGGCCGGACGCCTCGGCCGCCAGGGTCTTGGCGGTGCGGTCCGGGCCGATCAGCGTGCCGCGACGCTCCGCGGCCTCCGCCTCGTGCTCGACGAACGGCACGGTCGCACCGCGCCCGGAGACGGCGAAGGCCGGGAAGGCCGCGGGCGGCGCCTTCTCCGGCTCGGGCTGCGCGGCCGGCGAGCAGCCCGCGAGCAGCAAGAACACAACCACAACCAGATTGGTACGCCGCACGTGCGCCTCCGAGGAGAAGAAACAGTGGACCGGTGGGCACAGGTCCGCTCGGCCTGTGCCCACCGGCGCTTGTTACGAGGCGTAGACCTCGAACTCACTGACCTGGCCGGCCGGCCAGCCCGTGTTACCCGTGAACGACAAGCGCACGTAGCGCTGGCTCGTCGCGGTGAAGGTGATCGTCACCGTGTTGGCGGAGCCGGGGTTGAACTCGTACCCGGCCGACGCCTTCAGGGTGCTGAATGACGTGTTGTTCGTGCTGCCGAGCACCGACAGGGTCTGGGTACGCGTACCCCAGCCCGAGGGGAGCTTGACCACGACGCGGCCGACCGAGGTCGCCGCACCGAGGTCGACGGTGATCGTCTGCGGCCACGCGTTGTTGACGCTCTCCCAGTAGGTGCCGGCGTTGCCGTCGACGGCCCGGGCGGCGTTGTAGATGTCGGCGTGACCGGACTCGGCGACCGACTTGTTCAGCGCCAGGTTGGTGTTGGCGACGATGCCGTTGCCCGCGAGCGTGATCGTGTGCGGGCTGCCCGGTGCGTTGCTCGTGAACGAGATGCTGCCCGAGCGGGTGCCCGCCACGGTCGGCGTGAAGGTCACCGAGATCGTGCAGGACGCGCCCGCCGCCAGCGAGGATCCGCAGGTGGTGGTCCGGGCGAAGTCGCCGCTGATCGAGGTGGAGCCCAGCGTCGCCGCGCTGCCACCGGTGTTGGTGACGGTCACGGTCTGCGTGCCGCTCGTGGTGCCGACGGTCTGGTTGCTGAACGACAGGCTGCTCGACGAGAGGCCGATCGCCGGGCCGGACGGCTGGGTGCCGCCGCCGTAGACCTCGACCTCGCTGAACTGCCCGGCCGGCCAGCCGGTGTTGCCGGTGACGGTGAGCCGGATGTAGCGCCGGTTCGTCGCCGTGAAGTTGGCGCTGGCACTGTTGCCGGTCGCCGGGTTGAAGGTGTAGCCCGTCGCCGCGGCGATCTCGCTGAAGGTGGTGCCGTCGGTCGAGCCGAGGACCTGCACCGTCTCTGTCCGCGTCGCCCACGCCGTCGCCGGCGGGAGCTTCATCGTGACCTTGTTGACCGAGGTCGAGGCACCCAGGTCGACCGTGATCGACTGCGGGAAGGCGTTGTTGTTGCTCTCCCAGTAGGTGTTGGCGTCGCCGTCGACCGCGTTGCCCGAGGCGAGGGCCTGGACGTGGCTGGTCTCGGTGGTCGGCTTGCCCGCGGCGAGGTTGCCGCTGGGGTTGAAGCCGGTACCGCTGAGGTTGACGACGTGCGGGTTGCCCTGCGCGTCACTGCCGATGCTCAGCTGGCCGGTCCGGGTGCCCGAGACGGTCGGCGTGAACGTGGCGGAGACGGTGCAGGTGGCCCCCGGCGCCAGGGTCGCGCCACAGGTCGTGGTCCGGGCGAAGTCGCCGCTGACCGCGACACCGCTGATGTTGACCGCGATCGACCCCGGGTTGGAGACGGTCACCGTCTGCGCGGCGCTGGTGCTGCCGATGTTCTGCGTGCCGAAGGTCAGGCTCGACGTGCTGAGGTTGAGCTGGCCGACCGGCTGCGGAGACGTCGACGGGGACGGGCTCGGCGAGGTCGACGGGCCGGGCGACGACGGGATGCCGCCGTTGGTCCAGACCGGGGTCGGCCACACGCCGGTGCAGGCGGGCGGGTTGGCGTACCAGCCGGAGTTGCCCGCGCCCTGGGTGATCTGGAAGCCGCTGCCCACGCAGTTGTGGATCGGGTTGGGCTGCGCGATGTGGGTCGCCACGACGTTGGTGAAGGAGACCTGGCTGGCCGCCTGGACCTGCAGCGCGTAGGTGCCCGCGCCGTCGATCTTCACGTTGTTGAGGTTGATCCCGCTGCTCTGGCCCTCGATCCAGTGCAGCGCCGCGTAGGAGCTGTCCAGGATGTCGGTGTCGGTGATGTTGATCGTCGCACCGGCGATCGGCTCGTTGAGACCCGAGAACCAGATCGCGCCGACGCCGAAGTTCCAGTTGTAGTCGGAGTTGCCGTTGCGGATCAGCGTGTTGCGGGCGACGGTGAAGGTGCCCGCGACCGCCGTACCCTGCCCGGAGCTGACGCCCGGGTAGCGGTTGGCGATGTGGATGCCGCCGCCGTTGGTGATCGAGTCGGCCGTCACGTTGTCGGTGATCTTGATGTCGCGGCCGCCGTAGGAGACGATGTTGTTCGCGAGGATCGTGACACCGACCGTGTTGTGGTCGAAGGAGTTGTTGACGTTCGCCACGCGCTCGGGCCACATCGCCAGGCCGTCGTCACCGGTGTTGCGGACGAAGGTGTTGGTGACCGCCGAGTTCGTGACGCCGGTGTGGAAGTTGACGCCGTCGGCGGTCTGGTCCAGGATCCGGCTGTTCTTGATGACGAAGTTGTTCATCGGGCCGTCCATCCAGGCCGCGACCTTCGTGTTCTCGAACCAGACGTTGTCGATGACCGAGTCGGTCATCGCACCGCCCATCGCGTTGACCTGGTCGTCGTCGACGCGCTCCTGGATGTCGCCGATGATGGCGAGGTCCTTGACGGTGACGTTGCGGCTCGGGCCGTTGGCCTCGTGCGAGCGCACCGCGCCGCCGTAACCGCCACCGGGGACGTACTTGCCGTAGATGCCGACGGCCCGGTTGCGCTGGGTGGGGTGGCGACCGGTGAGCACCGAATACCACGGGCCCGCACCGGCGAGGGTGACACCGTCGACGACGATGTGGTCCCAGACGGTGTAGGTGCCCTGCGGCACGTAGACGGTCCGGCCCTGGGCCTTGCCCGCGTCGACGGCCGCCTGGAACTTGGCGGTGTTGTCGACGGCGGCACCCGTCGGGTCGGCACCGAAGTCGGCGACGACGTCGATCGCGTTGGCGGGCTTGCCCTTCGCGGCCGGCACGTTCTCGAAGTCGGCGAGGTCGATGGTGAAGCTCGGGGAGGCGGCGGTCGACGCGACCTGCACCCGGATCTTCGTGCCCGCCGCGTAGGTCTGCCCGAACATCGTCCGGGTCTCGTCGTAGAAGTGGTGCGGGTTGGTGTCACCCGGGTTGTTGTTGAACGGGTAACCGCCGTAGTACCAGCCGTACTTGCTCGTCACCGGCATGGTCTTCAGGAAGGTGTTGTTCACCCGCACGTCGATCGTGGCGTCGCGGCCCTGGCCGCTGGGGCCGTCCGGGATGCTCGCGCGCAGCACCATCGCGTTGGCCGGGGCGGTGAGGGTGAACTCGACGTACTCCCCCACCGCGTCCAGCGTCACGGCCTGGCGGCCCGACGCCTCTGACGGCAGCGTGCCGTAGTAGCGGTTCGGGCCGATGAAGGTGCCGTTGGTCGCGGCGTACTCCGCCTCCTGCTCGAGGAAGGGGACGGAGGCGCCGCGACCGGGCACGTTGAGCGGGGACAGCGCGGGTATGCCCGCGGCGACGGCAGGACTCGCCACCGAGAGCGCGATCGCGCTGAGAGTCGCCGCGCCCAGGAGCGCGGCGGAACCCGCGGCGAGTAGTCGCCGCGGTTGGGACAGGTTACGCATGGTGCAAAACCCTTCTGGTCGAAAAGCTCGGGGGTCGACCTGAGCGGAGGCGGCGCGGGCGCGCCACCCGGTCGGGGTTAAGCGGTGGTTCCTCCTTCTTCTTTCTAAAGCTGTGTCTCCGTCAGCTCAGTCGCAGCCAGACGGCGGTGTCGGTGGGGAGCAGGCCATCCTGGAGCGGGCCGCTCGCGAGCAGGAGGGTGTGGTGGGCGGGCAGCTCGACGGGGACGTCGGAGAGGTTGACCACGCACGCCAGATCACCCTCGCGCCGGAAGGCCAGCACGCCGGGAGCGCTGTCGATCCAGGTCAGGGGACCGTCACCGAAGCCCGCCTCGGTCCGGCGCAGCCGCAGGGCCGACCGGTAGAGGGTGAGCATCGAGTGCGGGTCGCCGACCTGGACCTCGGCCGTGTAGGCCTTCCACGCGGCGGGCTGCGGCAGCCACGGGCGCTCGGTGGCGCCGTCGGGGCTGAAGCCGAAGGGCGCCTCGTCGCCGGACCAGGGCAGCGGCACCCGGCAGCCGTCGCGGCCCGGGTCCTTCTTGCCGGACCGGATCCACATCGGATCGGTCTTCATGTCGTCCGGGATGTCCTCGACCTCCCACAGGCCGAGCTCCTCGCCCTGGTAGAGGTAGGCGGCGCCGGGCAGGCCCAGCGTCAGCAGGATCGCCGCGCGGGAGCGGCGGGTGCCGAGCTCCAGGTCGACCGGGATGTTGTTGCGCTTGGCGGCGAAGCTGAACGCGGTGTCCTCGCGGCCGTAGCGGGTCACCTGGCGGGTGATGTCGTGGTTGGCGAGCACCCAGGTCGCGGGCGCGCCGACCGGCGCGTGCGTCTCCAGCGTCTCGACGATGACCTCACGCAGCTTCGCCTCGTCCCAGGCGCAGGCGAGGAAGCTCAGGTTGAACGCCGTGTGCAGCTCGTCCGGGCGCAGGTAGTTGGCGAAGCGCTGCGCGTCGGGCATCCACACCTCGCCGATGAGCGCGCGGTCGCCGCCGTACTCCTCGGCGACCCGGCGCCAGGCGCGGTAGATCTCGTGCACCTCGTCGCGGTCGCGGAACGGGTGCGCCTCGACCTCGTGCACCTCGGGCAGGTCGGGGTGCTTGGCGAGCAGCGCCGCCGAGTCGATCCGGATGCCCGCGGCGCCCCGGTCGAACCAGAACCGCAGCACGTCCTCGAACTCGGCCTGCACGGCCGGGTTCTCCCAGTTCAGGTCCGGCTGCTTGGCGTCGAAGAGGTGCAGGTACCACTCGCCGTCCGGCACCCGCGTCCACGAACCGCCGGCGAGGAACTCGTTGGGCCACTCGGTCGGCGGCAGCTCGCCGTTCTCCCCCTTGCCCGGCCGGAACCAGAAGAGGTCCCGCTCGGCCGAACCCGGTCCCGCCGCGAGCGCCGCCTGGAACCACGCGTGCTCGTCGGAGATGTGGTTGGGCACGATGTCGACGATCACCCGGATGCCCAGCTCGCGGGCCTCGGCGATCAGCAGCTCGGCCTCGGCCAGCGTGCCGAAGACCGGGGCGATCTCGCGGTAGTCCGAGACGTCGTAGCCGGCGTCGGCCATCGGCGACGCGTACCAGGGGTTGAACCAGATCGCGTCGATCCCGAGATCACGCAGGTAGGTCAGGTGAGCCCGGATGCCGGCCAGGTCGCCCACGCCGTCGCCGTTGCCGTCGGCGAAGCTACGCGGATAGACCTGGTAAATGGCTGCGCCGCGCCACCAGGGGGTGTCTGTGTGAGACACGGGGGACCTGCTTTCTAAACGTTTCCGGGTACGCCTCACCTGGGCGATCGTCGTCGATCGCCTCAGGTGGACCGTATGGGGTTCGGCGGTTGGACAAGGAACGTTTGCCCGAGCGGTCTCCGAGCGGTCAGCCCTTGAGGCTGCCCGCGCTGAGACCACTGAGGATGCTGCGCTGGAAGACCAGGAAGACTGCGATCATCGGTACGCTGGCGATGGCGAGACCGGCCATCAACTCGTCCATCGGCACCCGGCCGGTGGTGGAGAGCCGGCTCAGCGCCACACTCAGCGTCTGCACCTCGGGGTTCTGCAGGACCAGGAGTGGCCAGAGGAAGTCCTTCCACATCCCGATCACCGCGCTGATCGACACGACGGCGAGCACCGGTCTCGACAGCGGCATGATGATGCTCCACAGGATCCGCAATCGCCCGGCGCCGTCGATGCTGGCGGAGTCGAGGATGTCGTTGGGGATCTGGTCGAAGAACCGTTTGAGCACGTAGACGTTGAACGCGTTGGCCGCTCCCGGCAGCCACAGCGCCCACGGCGTGTCGAGCAGGTTCAGGTGGAGGATCGGCACGTCGGCCACGGTGAGGTAGGCCGGGATCAGCAGCGCCGCGGCCGGCAGCATGAGGCTGGCGAGCATCGCGCCGAGCACGAAGCGGCCGAAGATCGGGCGCAGCTTCGACAGGGCGTAGGCGACGCCGACGGCGACGAGCACCTGGATCAGCCAGCCGCCCAGGGAGTAGAAGGCGGTGTTGAAGAAGAACTTCGCGATCCGCAGCTGCTCCCACGCCTTGACGTAGGTCTCCGGGTGGAAGCTCTCCGGGATGAAGGTCGGGGGCGTGCGGACCATCTCCGCCGGGTCCTTCAGCGCTCCGGTGACCATCCAGTAGAGCGGGAAGAAGAAGACCAGCGCGAAGAGGATGATCAGGAACCACAGCACGAAGAAGTAGAGGAAGCGGTTCTTCCCGCGGTTGAGGTCCGTGCTGGAGATGAGGCTGCGCGCAGCGCTGTTCGTCTCGAACTTCTTGGCCATGATCAGTCCTTGTCCCTGGTCAGCCGGAGGTACACGGCGGAGAAGACACCCAGCAGGATGAAGAGGAGCACGCTCATCGCGGCGGCCATGCCGAAGTCGTGGTTGACCGTGAACGCGTAGCGGTAGATGAGCACCATCACGGTGATGGTGTCCGGGTTGGTGGTGCCGGTGAGCTGATAGGGCTCGACGAAGACCTGCATCGTCGCGACGACCTGCAGGAGCAGCAGCACCAGCATGATGAAGCGCATCTGCGGCAGGGTCACGTGGCGCAGGCGCTGCCAGATGCTCGCGCCCTCGATCTCGGCCGCCTCGTAGAGCTCACCGGGAATGCTCTGCAGCGCGGCGAGATACATGATCGTCGCACCACCCATGTTGGCCCAGGTCGAGACGAGGACCAGCGAGATCATGGCGGTCGAGGAGGACTGGGTCCACTGCGACTCCGGCAGGCCGACGCCGCGGAGCAGCGTGTTGAACAGGCCGTTGCCCGGGTCGTAGAAGAACTGCCAGAGGAGCACGACGACGACCGGCGGCATCATCAGCGGCAGATAGACCGCGACGCGGAAGAAGCCCTGGAAGTGGCGCAGCTCGTTGATGACGATCGCCATGAAGAACGGCACGAGGTAGCCGAGGACCAGTGCGAACAGCGTGAACTTCAGCGTGTTCCACCAGGCGGTCCAGAACAGCGGATCGTCGAAGATCGCCTTGAAGTTGTCGAGGCCCACCCACTCTGGGTCGGTCACGAAGTTGACCTGCTGGAAGCTGAGGATCACGCCTTTGATCAGCGGCCACCAGGAGAAGATTGCGAAGCAGGCGATGCCGGCGGCCATGAAGCAGTAGGCGAGCAGGTTGTCCTGCACCCGCCTCTTCAGCTTGTCGCGCTTTGCCCGCTGCTTCTCGCCAGCGACGTTGGACCGGTCGGAACCGCCGCCGCCACTGTCGCTGACCCGAAACTCCGAATCAAGAACCACCATCGCCAAACCCCTTGAATGAAGAACCCTGACCGGTCCGTCCGGACTGTGGTGCCACCCGGACCGCTGTCCCATGGCTGCAGGTCGCGGTGCCGCCGGGAAGGGCGGCACCGCGACCGTCAGGCGTTACTTGACCGCGGCGAGGATCGCGTTGATCTGCTTCTCGGCGTCAGCCAGGAGAGCGGCGATGTCCGCGTTCTTGTCGGTCAGCACCTTGGCCATGGCAGCGTCGAGCACCGCGTAGACCTGCTGAGCCGCCGGCGGCTCGGTCTTCAGCGGAACGCTGGTCATGCCGGCCACGAACGGCGCGTAGTTCTCGGTGGGGACGTTGGCGTACTTCTTGCTCGCCGCAGCCTGCTTGTCGGCAGCCGCACCGGACCAGATGGCCGGCTCGGGCAGACCCACCGGAAGCTTCGCGTCAGACGCGATCTTGTTCTTCTCTTCGATGCGGTCGGGGTTGTTGAACTCCCACGCGAGCCACTTCAGACCGGCCTTGATCTTCGCCGGGGTCGCCTTCGCGTTGAACATGAAGCCGTCGCCACCCGCGAGGGTGCCCTGGCCGCCGGGGACGGAGCCCAGGCCGTAGTCGGCGAAGTTGCCCTTGAACTGGTTCACGATGGTCGGGATGTTGTCCGACGTCGCGACGTACATGCCCAGCTTGCCGCCGGCCATGAGCTGCAGGAGGTCAGCCCACTCGAGCAGCTGGCGCTGCCCCATCGAGTTGTCCGTCCAGCGCATGTCCTTGAGCTGCTGCAGAACCTGCTTGCCCTTGTCGTTGTTGAAGTCGGCCTTCCACGTGTCGCCGTCCTTCTTCGCGACCTGACCGCCGATGGAGTACAGCTCGGCGGTGAAGTGCCAGCCACCCGTGTTGCTCTTGCTGTAGTCGCCGTAGCCGACGTAGCCGGAGCCGAGCGCCGCGATCTTCTTGGCAGCCTCGCGAACCTCTTCCCACGTCTTCGGCGGCGCGGCCGGGTCGAGACCCGCCTGCGTGAAGAGCTTGCGGTTGTAGAGCAGGCCCATCGAGTAGTTGGTCCAGGGCAGGCCGTAGACCTTGCCGTCGGGACCGGTGAAGACCTTCATCAGGTCGGGGCGGATCTGCTCGTCCGACGAGATCTCACCCAGGTACGGGGTGATGTCGGCAACCTGCTTCTTGGCGATCAGGTTGGCCGGGTCGGTGAAGTAGACGTAGAAAACGTCCTCGAGCTGGCCACCGGCGAGCCGGGTGGTGAACGTCGCCGGGTCCATCTTGCCCTCGCGGGCGTCGATCTTGATGTTCGGGTTGGCCGCCTCGAACGCCTTGACCGAGTCCTGGAACGCCTTGCGGTTCACCGGGTCCGTGTCCGGCGGAAGGGCGTTGACCGTGATGGTCACTGGACCGTCAGCAGTGTCTTTGGCGTCATCCGATCCACAGGCCGCGGTGAGCATCGCGGCGCCGATGGTCAGGACAACGGCCAGGCCCAGACGGGCCCGCCTCGTGTTCATAAGATGGAGGTCCTTCCTCAGAGGGAGGTCCCGTGCGAGGCGAGGCTCTGGAAGGTATCGCCTCGCACGGGTTTGCTGGTCTGTTGCCTACCTGTGTTCCCGTGGTGTTTCAGAAACATCGCCGCGATGTGTCAAGTCCGTGGCGTAGGCAGACACTAAACCGAACTCTGCAAGAAGTCCATATGACAATGCAAAAACGTTACGCGGAACCGCGCTGACGTTACGCTGAGCGTTAAGAAGCGATGCCCGTCGACCCTCGTACCACCAGCTCGGGCTCGAAGACCAGGGCATCCGCGGGTACGGGAGTGCCGGCGATCTGTGACACGAGCATCGCCACGACGGCCTGTCCCATCGCCTCTATGGGCTGCCGGACGGTCGTCAACGGCGGGTCGATGCACGCCATGAACGCCGAGTCGTCGTAACCCACGACGGAGACGTCACCCGGGACGCTGAGGTTCATCCGGCGCGCGGCACGCACCGCACCCAGGGCCAACACGTCACTGGCGCAGATCAGCGCGGTCGCAGAGCGGTTGATGAGGCGGCCGGCG
It contains:
- a CDS encoding MmcQ/YjbR family DNA-binding protein, with protein sequence MTEHTVAIDDLPTRIDAICAAFPEVTRRPSHGAPTWFIRDKKTFVTCWWQGHHDHEFPHLWCAAPAGAQEALVAADPVRYFRPPYVGHRGWIGVRLDGPVDWAEIAEVCEEAYRAVAPRTLLAKLDSA
- a CDS encoding galactose-binding domain-containing protein, giving the protein MRNLSQPRRLLAAGSAALLGAATLSAIALSVASPAVAAGIPALSPLNVPGRGASVPFLEQEAEYAATNGTFIGPNRYYGTLPSEASGRQAVTLDAVGEYVEFTLTAPANAMVLRASIPDGPSGQGRDATIDVRVNNTFLKTMPVTSKYGWYYGGYPFNNNPGDTNPHHFYDETRTMFGQTYAAGTKIRVQVASTAASPSFTIDLADFENVPAAKGKPANAIDVVADFGADPTGAAVDNTAKFQAAVDAGKAQGRTVYVPQGTYTVWDHIVVDGVTLAGAGPWYSVLTGRHPTQRNRAVGIYGKYVPGGGYGGAVRSHEANGPSRNVTVKDLAIIGDIQERVDDDQVNAMGGAMTDSVIDNVWFENTKVAAWMDGPMNNFVIKNSRILDQTADGVNFHTGVTNSAVTNTFVRNTGDDGLAMWPERVANVNNSFDHNTVGVTILANNIVSYGGRDIKITDNVTADSITNGGGIHIANRYPGVSSGQGTAVAGTFTVARNTLIRNGNSDYNWNFGVGAIWFSGLNEPIAGATINITDTDILDSSYAALHWIEGQSSGINLNNVKIDGAGTYALQVQAASQVSFTNVVATHIAQPNPIHNCVGSGFQITQGAGNSGWYANPPACTGVWPTPVWTNGGIPSSPGPSTSPSPSPSTSPQPVGQLNLSTSSLTFGTQNIGSTSAAQTVTVSNPGSIAVNISGVAVSGDFARTTTCGATLAPGATCTVSATFTPTVSGTRTGQLSIGSDAQGNPHVVNLSGTGFNPSGNLAAGKPTTETSHVQALASGNAVDGDANTYWESNNNAFPQSITVDLGASTSVNKVTMKLPPATAWATRTETVQVLGSTDGTTFSEIAAATGYTFNPATGNSASANFTATNRRYIRLTVTGNTGWPAGQFSEVEVYGGGTQPSGPAIGLSSSSLSFSNQTVGTTSGTQTVTVTNTGGSAATLGSTSISGDFARTTTCGSSLAAGASCTISVTFTPTVAGTRSGSISFTSNAPGSPHTITLAGNGIVANTNLALNKSVAESGHADIYNAARAVDGNAGTYWESVNNAWPQTITVDLGAATSVGRVVVKLPSGWGTRTQTLSVLGSTNNTSFSTLKASAGYEFNPGSANTVTITFTATSQRYVRLSFTGNTGWPAGQVSEFEVYAS
- a CDS encoding OsmC family protein — protein: MATTRSAHTVWEGNLFDGKGVVSLDSSGLGSYDVSWPSRAEAANGKTSPEELIAAAHSSCFSMALSNGLAKAGNPAETINTKADVTFQPGQGITGIVITVRATVPGLDNDAFVAAAEDAKANCPVSKALTGTTITLDAALS
- a CDS encoding glycosyl hydrolase family 28-related protein yields the protein MVVFLLLAGCSPAAQPEPEKAPPAAFPAFAVSGRGATVPFVEHEAEAAERRGTLIGPDRTAKTLAAEASGRMAVTLGAVGDEVTFVLVRPANAMTVRYSIPDSPDGKGLDATLSVLVDGTAAPKLPVTSRYSWYYGGLPFTNNPPDGKGHHFYDHARMVFDKVLPTGTRVTLRKESSDTAPSYTVDLADFEEIAPPAAQPAGSVSITDFGADPTGKADSGAAIEAAIAAAKGKVVWLPPGTFQVTKHIIVDRVTLRGAGMWHTTLHGDGVGIYGKYVADGGPSRNVHLSGFTILGEVTERDDADQVNGVGGALGGGSVVEGLWIQHTKVGLWLDGPFDGLTVRGNRILDQTADGLNLHRGITNTVVEHNLVRNVGDDGLAMWSDEFPDTGNVFRFNTIQVPLLANGIAIYGGKDNTVSDNVVADIQIEGAGIQLANRFSGTIPFDGSLTVARNTLLRAGSTFDLLATKVGAIWIYAEDIAINAKIELTENEIIDPTFGGLQLFGSRVTGLTVKNLRVVNPVTQAVQLQTSGEAALEAIRVTPETATVLYYCPDAGVFTTTGDPLPAPTCGT
- a CDS encoding ANTAR domain-containing response regulator, coding for MAEDQSVERKRVLIAEDEALIRLDLAEMLGEEGYEVVGEAGDGETACRLAEELKPDLCIFDIKMPIMDGLAAAEKVAGARIAPVIILTAFSQRDLVERARAAGAMAYLVKPFQKSDLVPAIEIALSRYAELYALESEVAGLTDRLETRKSVERAKGALMTQYGMTEPQAFKWIQRTAMDHRMTMREVADRIIEEAEAASAEEA